TGGATATCTGAGCCTCGCAGGCGAGGTCGAGCTGGCTCAGGCGGCGTCGCTGACGCCATTGGCGCAACAGGGCACCGACGGTCTGGGAGTTCGTATTCATGGCCTGCACGATAGTCCAGCCAGGTCATGTCAGCCATTACCTGGCAGGTAATCGACGCACTGCGCGTTTCGGCGAAATCTGTAGGCCAGGCACCACCCCGGTGCCCCTTACGGAGGATTCGCCATGAACGCACTGCAACCCAACCCGATGCTGCGCAAAGCCCTCTTGCTCGATGGTCTGCTCAGTGGTGTCACCGGCCTGCTGCTGGTTCTGGCGGCTGGCTGGCTGGGCGCCTTCCTCGAACTGCCGCGCCTGTTGCTGCTGCTCGCCGGCAGCGCTTTGCTGCCCTTCGCCGCGATGCTGGTGTGGTTGTCCAGCCGCGCCGAGATCAGCCGCCCGGTGATCTGGGCGGTGATCGCGGTCAACCTCATCTGGGTGATCGACAGCCTGCTGCTGCTGGTGGTCGGCTGGGTGTCGCCGAACCTGTTCGGCTACGCCTTCGTCATCGCACAGGCGCTGGCAGTCGGATTGCTGGCCGAACTGCAATGGTTCGGGCTCAGGCACTCGCAGGCGGCCGTGATCTGATGGCCCCGGTTCAGAGGCCGCGCAACGCCAGTTCGGCACCGAGCAGCAACAGGCCGATGAAGAACCAGCGCTTGAAGCGCTCCGCGCTGATGCGTTTGCGCAGCCACTGGCCGGCAGCCATGCCCAGCAGAGCGGGCAGCAGGGCGAGGGCCGACAACCCCAGCACCGCCGGTTGCAGCAGCTCGCCGCTGTGACCCAGCGCTGCCGCCAGGGCCAGGGTCGAGGCGCTGAATGACAGGCCCAGGGCCTGGACCAGATCGTCCTTTTCCAGACCGATAGCCTGCAGGTAAGGCACGGCGGGAATCACGAACACGCCGGTGACCGCGGTGATGGCGCCGGTGGTCGCTCCGATCAGCGGGCTCAGCCAGCGCTCCCTGATCCGCTCCACGCGAAAATGCACCTTGGCCAGGCCGAGCAGTGCGTAGACCACCAGTGCGGCGCCAAGCCAGCGGGTGGCGCCGGGCAGGTCGAGGCTCTGCAGCAGGCCGGCGACCAGCAGCGTACCGAACGCTATCCCCAGTAGCATCGGCCACAGGCGCCGCAGCATCGGCAGTGGGTTGCGTCCGTCGCACAGTTGCCAGATGTTGGTCACCATCGACGGAATGATCAGCAGCGCGGCGGCCTGCAGCGGCGCCATGACCAGACCGAGCAGGCCGACGGCGATGGTCGGCAGGCCGAGGCCGACCACACCCTTGACCGTGCCGGCGAGCAGGAAGGTGGCCAGTATCAGGGGCAGGTGCTCGGTCATCGCGCCGCTCCCCGTTCATGAATGGCACGGCTGTCGGCGGGGGCCTCGTCGCGCTCGAGCATGCCGTAATCGCGCAGCACCTGGGCCACGCGCAGGCGATAGTGGCTGAAGACCTCCTCGCGCCCGGCGGTCTGCGCACGGCGGTGTTCATCGCGCTGGCGCCAGGCCTGGACCGCGGCTTCATCCTCCCAGAACGACAGCGAAAGGATCTTCCCCGGCTGGGTGAGGCTCTGGAAACGCTCGATGGAAATGAATCCCGGCTGCTCGGCGAGCAACGGGCGCAGCTCCGCGGCGAGGTCGAGATAATGCTGTTGCTGGCCTGGCATGGCCTGAACTTCGAAGATCACGGCGAGCATCGGGCTCTCCTGGCTGGCATTGGTTGAGGTTGCCTGCCAGTATCCACATTTGCTGCACGCCATGTTTCGTCGTGAGGTGAATTATGGAATACGCACCGGGTTTCAGTTCGATCGCCGCTCTGCTCGCCGATGCCGGACGCGCTGCCATGGTCTGGGCGCTGATGGACGGCAGCGCGCGTCCCGCCGGCGAGCTGGCCTTGCTGGCAGGGCTGTCGCCATCGTCCACCAGCGCACATCTGGCCAAGCTGGTAGAGGGCGGTCTGCTGGCGCAGCAGCGTCACGGGCGCAATCGCTATTACCGCCTGGCCGGGCCGGAGGTGGGGCAGCTGGTCGAGGCGCTGGCCAATGCAGCACTCGCCGCGCAGCCACGGCAACCTCGTGCCATACCGATCTCACGTGGTACGCCGCAGGCGATGCGCGAGGCGCGCACCTGCTACGACCATCTGGCCGGCGAGCTGGCGGTTGGCATGTTCGAGCGCATGCGTGCAGCCGACTGGCTGAGCGAGGAGGGCGGTGCGCTGAGATTGACCGCAAACGGCGAGCAGGGTCTGCAGGCATTGGGCATCGATCTGCAGCAGGTCAATCGTCAGCGTCGCCAGCGGCTGTGTGCCTGCCCGGACTGGAGCGAGCGCAAGCCGCATCTGGGCGGCGCGCTGGGGGCGGCATTGCTGAAGCTGTGCGAAGGCGAGGGCTGGCTGCGGCGCAGCGGGGGCTCGCGTGCGCTGCAGGTTTCCCCGCAGGGACGCAGGGCGATCATGGCGATCGCCCTGGAGTAGTGGGGCTGCTGTCAGGCCTGGGGGCTGACCGGCTTGCCGCCCTTGGGCTTGAAGTACAGGGTGGTGCCACGGCCCAGGTTGTCCAGGCTGACGTGATCCTTGGCCACCTCGGCCTCGATCAGTTCGTCCTGACCCTCGACCTTGAGGGTGATGCGGGTGATCGCACCGAGCAGGCGGATGTCGCGCACTTCGCCGGCCTGGTAGTCCGGGCTCGGTTCGCTGGCCAGCTCGACTTCGTGCGGACGGAACAGCAGGTGATGATCGCTGCCGACGTAGAGGCGGTTGGCGTCACCGAGGAAGTGGTAGACGAAGTCGCTGGCCGGATGCTCGTAGACCTCGGCCGGAGTGCCGATCTGCTCGATCACGCCCTTGTTCATCACCACGATGCGGTCGGCCACTTCCATGGCTTCTTCCTGGTCGTGGGTAACGAATACGCTGGTCAGGTGCACCTCTTCATGCAAGCGCGCCAGCCAGCGGCGCAGCTCCTTGCGCACCTTGGCGTCGAGGGCGCCGAAAGGTTCGTCGAGCAGCAGCACCTTGGGTTCCACCGCCAGGGCACGGGCCAGGGCGATACGCTGGCGCTGGCCGCCGGACAGCTGTTCCGGGTAGCGATCGCCGAGCCAGTCGAGCTGCACCAGATTGAGCAGTTCGTGGACCTTCTGCTTGATCACCTCTTCGCTCGGGCGCTCGCGCTTGGGTTTCATGCGCAGGCCGAAGGCGACGTTGTCGAACACGGTCATATGGCGGAACAGCGCGTAGTGCTGGAACACGAAGCCGACGTTGCGATCACGCACGTCGTGCTCGGAAACGTCCTCGCCGTGGAAGCCGATGGTGCCGCTGTCCGGGGTTTCCAGGCCGGCGATGATGCGCAGCAGGGTGGTCTTGCCGCAGCCGGACGGGCCGAGCAGGGCGACCAGTTCGCCGCTCTGAATGCTCAGATTGATTTCGTTCAGCGCCTTGAACTGGCCGAACTGCTTGTTGACGCCTTTTACTTCGATACTCATGGCAAATGCCCCTGATTGTTCCGTGGGCCGGGCCGCCTTGGCGGCTCTGCGGCGGTCAGTCGTCTCGGTTGGCTTGCAGTTGGCGGCTCAGACGCGCCTCGCTCCATTGGCGAAGCAGCAATACCACCAGGGCCATGACGAGCAGCAGGATCGCGACGCTGAAGGCAGCGACGATGTTGTACTCGTTGTAGAGAATCTCGATATGCAGCGGCAGGGTGTTGGTGTACCCGCGGATATGCCCGGAAACCACCGAAACTGCGCCGAATTCGCCCATCGCACGGGCAGTGCACAGCACCACGCCGTAGATCAGCGCCCATTTTACGTTAGGCAGCGTGACATGCCAGAACATCTGCCAACCGTTGGCACCGAGCAGGCGCGCGGCCTCTTCCTCGGTGGTGCCCTGCTCCTCCATCAGCGGAATCAGTTCGCGGGCGACGAAGGGGAAGGTGACGAAGATGGTGGCCAGCACGATGCCGGGCACGGCGTAGACGATCTGCAGGTTGTGCGAGTCGAGATACGGCGCGAGATAGCTCTGCGAGCCGAACAGCAGCACGTAGATCAGGCCGGCGACCACCGGCGATACCGAGAACGGCATGTCGATCAGGGTGATCAGGATGCTCTTGCCGCGGAACTCGAACTTGGTCACTGCCCAGGCTGCGGCGACGCCGAACACCAGATTCAGCGGTACCGAGATGGCGGTGGCCAGCAGGGTGAGTTTCAACGCGGAGATGGCGTCCGGTTCGCGGATCGCGTCCCAGAAGAATTCCAGGCCGCGGCTCAGGCCCTGAGTCACCACCATATACAGCGGCAGTACGAGAATCGCGGCGAACACCGCCCAGGCGATGACGATCAGGACAATGGCGCCGACGGAGCGGCTGGCCGGGCGCGCAGCCGCGCTCTGGCCAAGGGTTGCAAGGCTCATGACGGGCTCCTCAGAGTTGCGGCTGGGTACGGCGCTGCAGGATGTTGATCAGCAGCAGCAGGATGAACGACACCACCAGCATGATCACGCCAATGGCGGTCGCACCCGGGTAGTCGTACTGGTCCAGCTTGGAGACGATCAGCAGCGGCAGGATCTCGGTCTTCAGCGGGATGTTGCCGGCGATGAACACCACCGAGCCGTACTCGCCGACGCCGCGGGCGAAGGCCAGGGCGAAACCGGTCAGCCAGGCGGGCAGCAGGCTGGGCAGCAGCACGTGACGGAATACCTGCAATGGATTGGCGCCCAGGCAGGCGGCGGCTTCCTCGACTTCCTTGGGGATGTCGGCCAGCACCGGCTGCAGCGTGCGCACCACGAACGGCAGGGTGACGAATACCAGCGCCAGGGTTATGCCCAGCGGGGTATAGGCGATCTTGAAGGGAAACAGCGAACCGATCAGACCATTGGGCGCGTACAGCGCGGTCAGGGCGATGCCGGCCACTGCGGTGGGCAGGGCGAACGGCATGTCGACCATGGCGTCGATGATCTTGCGGCCGGGGAAGGTGTAGCGCACCAGCACCCAGGCGATGATGGTGCCGAGGATGCCGTTGAGCAGCGCCGCGGCCAGCGCGGTGCCGAACGACAGCTTCAGCGAGAATTGCAGCTGGCGGTTGTTCAGCAATGCCCACCACTGTTCGCCGGTCAGTTGCAGCGAGAAGAGGAACATTGCGCCCAGCGGAATCAGCACGATCAACGCCAGGTAGGTGATGGTGTAGCCCAGGGTCAGCCCGAAGCCGGGTATGACCGGGGAGGTTCGACGAGACATGGGGTGTCCTTTTGTACAGGTCCAGAGTCACGAAGCCCTCCAACCCGGAGGTTGGAGGGCCTTGAGCGGTCGAGCCGAGTTACTGGTTGATCTTGGTGAAGATCTGGTCGAACACGCCGCCGTCGTCGAAGTACTTGGGCTGCGCGTCTTTCCAGCCGCCGAAGTCCTTGTCGATGGTGACCAGCTTGAGGTCCTTGAACTGCTCCTTGAACTCGGCCGCCACCTTCTGGTTGCGCGGGCGGTAGAAGTTCTTCGCGGCGATGCGCTGGCCTTCTTCGCTGTACAGGTGCTCGAGGTAGGCCTCGGCCAGGGCGCGGGTACCCTTGCGGTCGACGTTGGCATCGACCACGGCGACCGGCGGCTCGGCGAGGATCGACAGCGACGGGGTGACGATTTCCAGCTGGTCGCCGCCTTCTTCGGCCAGCGACAGGTAGGCCTCGTTTTCCCAGGCCAGCAGCACGTCACCCAGACCACGCTGGACGAAGCTGATGGTCGAGCCGCGGGCGCCGGTATCCAGCACCGGAGCATGGCGGTACAGCTCGGTCACGAATTCCAGGGCCTTGTCTTCGCTGCCGAATTTCTCGCGGGCAAAGGCCCAGGCAGCGAGGAAGTTCCAGCGTGCGCCGCCGGAGGTTTTCGGGTTCGGGGTGATGACCTCGACGCCATCTTTGACCAGGTCGTCCCAGTCCTTGATGTTCTTCGGGTTGCCCTTGCGCACCAGGAACACGATGGTCGAGGTGTACGGGGTGCTGTTGTCCGGCAGGCGGGCCTGCCAGTTCGGGTCGATCAGCTGCTGGTTGAGGTTGATCGCGTCGATATCGCCGGACAGCGCCAGGGTCACTACGTCGGCACGCAGACCATCGATCACCGCACGGGCCTGTTTGCCCGAGCCACCGTGGGACTGCTGAATGGTCACGGCCGGGTTGCCCTTGGCCTGCCAGAACTTGTTGAAGGCGGCGTTGTATTCGACATACAGCTCGCGGGTCGGGTCGTAGGACACGTTGAGCAGCGGCTGGGCGAAGGCCGGGCCGGCGATCAGGGTGCTGGCCAGTGCGGCCAGGGCGAAACGACGAATGGACATGGTGCAGCTCCTAACTGGTGGAATTCTTGTGTTGGCGTAGTCGGTGTCAGGCGAGGCGAACTGTTTCGAGCCCTCTGGTGGTCCAGTCGGGCTGCATCATGTGTCAGTTGTTCTTGGTGCTCGGCTGTTGCAGGCGGATCTTTTCCTTGCGTTCGATCTGCACTACCTGGCCGTTGTGAACGGTGATTTCCACCGAACCGAATTTCAGGCCATGCAGGGCAGTCTGGATCTCGCGCAGGATGCTGGCTTCATCCTGGCCTTCGAGGTTTCTCAGCGTCGCGGTCATTTCCAGGCTCCTTATGAATTAGGTCGCCACGGCGGCGGTATGGAGTTCCGACGCTGGCGTGGAGCGGATAGTAGAGAGGCTGAAATATTCTTAAAAATACTGTTTTTGAACATTTATATTCTTTTAAGAAATATGGGCGATCATAGACGCCTCATGCCCTTATGTAATAAGCAAAGAAATTCTTATTCTTTTTGTATTGGCTTAACGCTGCCTAGACTGACGCCATTCGATTCAGAGAGGTGCCGTCATGGGCAGCGAAGCAATCCGTTATCTGATCCTGCCGGGCTGGCAGGGCTCGCCCGACGAGCATTGGCAAAGCCACTGGCAGCGCAGCCTGCCCAACAGTTCGCGGGTGGAGCAGGCCGACTGGCTCAATCCGCAGCGCGCGGACTGGGTGGCTGAAGTCAACCGGGCCGTGGCCGCCGATCCGCGCCCGGCAATCCTCATTGCCCACAGCCTGGGATGCGTGACGGTGGCCCATTGGGCCGCGCAGGCGCCGGTCGAGCTTCTGCGTCGGGTACGCGGCGCCTTGCTGGTGGCACCGGCCGATGTCGAGCGTCCGGGTTGCCCCGAGCCGCTGCAGAATTTCGCGCCGATGCCGCGTGATCTGCTGCCGTTTCCCAGCCAACTGGTAGGTTCGGACAACGATGCGGCGGCCAGCGCCCTGCGCGCACTGGAGCTGGCGCGTGCCTGGGGTAGCGAGGCGGCAATCCTGACCGGTGCCGGGCATATCAACGTGAAATCCGGCCATCGCTACTGGGAGCAGGGCTTCGGCTATCTGTATCGCCTGCAGGGCCGTATCGATCAGCAGGCGCGCCTGCGCGCCTGAACAGCCCGTCACGGGCAAACCCTTTCGGAGCGGGATCGGGCCAGGCAGCCGCCCGCTCTTTTTTATGACCTGCCATCCATGGCGGCCGCCCTTCGGTCCGTTGCGGAGCAATGCTGATGATTGCTCCAGGCAATTTTCATTCGCGTACAGGCTGCGCCGGTCAGGTGTGGCTTAGGAGCTGCACATCATGAGTTTTTCACCGGGTTTCCCTCCGCCATTGACCTTCGCCGACTCGGACAAGAGCCCGCTGAGCATCCGCGCCAAGGCGCTGGTATTCGTCGACGAGCGCTCACGTCAGCTGCGCGAGCAGGCCGAGGCCCTGGCGGGCAACGGTCAGCCGCTGCTGATTCTCGGCGAGACTGGCACCGGCAAGGAGCTGCTGGCGCGCTACATCCATCGTCAGAGCGAGCGCGCCGGTCTGTTCGTGGCGGTGAGCTGCGCGGCGATCAGCCCGCAATGGGGGGAGGCCGAGCTGTTCGGCCATGTCGGTGGCGCCCATGTCGGGGCTGCCAGCAGCCGCGCCGGCTGGTTCGGTTCGGCCAATGGCGGCACGCTCTATCTGGACGAGATCGCCGACCTCTCGCGGCCCTTGCAGAGCAAGCTGCTGGCCGCGCTGGAAACCCGCGAGGTGTATCGCGTCGGCGCCAGCCAGGCGCTGCCGGTGGACGTGCGCCTGGTGGCAGCGAGCAGCATCGAGCTGTCCCGCGCCGTGGCTGCCGGTACCTTCGACGAGCGCCTGTATGCCTACCTGTGCGATGGCCAGCTGCAGTTCCCGGCCTTGCGCCAGCGGGTGGGCGATATCCTGCCGCTGGCCGAATACTTCCTCGGTATCCATGCCTCGCGTCTGGGCCTGGCCGTCCCGCAGATCAGCCCGGCGGCGCAGGCCGTGCTGGAAGCGCACCGCTGGCCCGGCAATACCCGCGAACTGGAAAACGTCATCCACTTCGCCCTGCTGCTGGCCGGCAATGGTGAGATCGGGTCGGAACATCTGGAGCTGCCAGGCGTCGCGTAGCCAAGGGCCCGGACTTCATCGGGGCGGGGCCGTTACGGCGCCAGCAGTGATACCGACTTGATCTGCGCCCAGAGCTTTTGCCCGGCGTGAATGCCCAGCTGATCGAAGGAGTAGCGGGTGATCCGCGCCAACAGGCGCTGATCGCCCAGACGCAGGGTCAGCAGCATCTGTGCGTCGAGCGCCTGCCAGCTGTCCACCTGCGCTGGCAGCAGGTTGAGCAGGCTGCTGCCTTCGGCCCGCTGCAGGCCGAGGCTGACGTCGCGCGCCTTGATCTTCACCCGCACCGGGTGGCCGTCGG
The sequence above is drawn from the Pseudomonas sp. Z8(2022) genome and encodes:
- a CDS encoding sulfite exporter TauE/SafE family protein, with product MTEHLPLILATFLLAGTVKGVVGLGLPTIAVGLLGLVMAPLQAAALLIIPSMVTNIWQLCDGRNPLPMLRRLWPMLLGIAFGTLLVAGLLQSLDLPGATRWLGAALVVYALLGLAKVHFRVERIRERWLSPLIGATTGAITAVTGVFVIPAVPYLQAIGLEKDDLVQALGLSFSASTLALAAALGHSGELLQPAVLGLSALALLPALLGMAAGQWLRKRISAERFKRWFFIGLLLLGAELALRGL
- a CDS encoding antibiotic biosynthesis monooxygenase family protein, with product MLAVIFEVQAMPGQQQHYLDLAAELRPLLAEQPGFISIERFQSLTQPGKILSLSFWEDEAAVQAWRQRDEHRRAQTAGREEVFSHYRLRVAQVLRDYGMLERDEAPADSRAIHERGAAR
- a CDS encoding ArsR/SmtB family transcription factor; translated protein: MEYAPGFSSIAALLADAGRAAMVWALMDGSARPAGELALLAGLSPSSTSAHLAKLVEGGLLAQQRHGRNRYYRLAGPEVGQLVEALANAALAAQPRQPRAIPISRGTPQAMREARTCYDHLAGELAVGMFERMRAADWLSEEGGALRLTANGEQGLQALGIDLQQVNRQRRQRLCACPDWSERKPHLGGALGAALLKLCEGEGWLRRSGGSRALQVSPQGRRAIMAIALE
- a CDS encoding sulfate/molybdate ABC transporter ATP-binding protein, giving the protein MSIEVKGVNKQFGQFKALNEINLSIQSGELVALLGPSGCGKTTLLRIIAGLETPDSGTIGFHGEDVSEHDVRDRNVGFVFQHYALFRHMTVFDNVAFGLRMKPKRERPSEEVIKQKVHELLNLVQLDWLGDRYPEQLSGGQRQRIALARALAVEPKVLLLDEPFGALDAKVRKELRRWLARLHEEVHLTSVFVTHDQEEAMEVADRIVVMNKGVIEQIGTPAEVYEHPASDFVYHFLGDANRLYVGSDHHLLFRPHEVELASEPSPDYQAGEVRDIRLLGAITRITLKVEGQDELIEAEVAKDHVSLDNLGRGTTLYFKPKGGKPVSPQA
- the cysW gene encoding sulfate ABC transporter permease subunit CysW gives rise to the protein MSLATLGQSAAARPASRSVGAIVLIVIAWAVFAAILVLPLYMVVTQGLSRGLEFFWDAIREPDAISALKLTLLATAISVPLNLVFGVAAAWAVTKFEFRGKSILITLIDMPFSVSPVVAGLIYVLLFGSQSYLAPYLDSHNLQIVYAVPGIVLATIFVTFPFVARELIPLMEEQGTTEEEAARLLGANGWQMFWHVTLPNVKWALIYGVVLCTARAMGEFGAVSVVSGHIRGYTNTLPLHIEILYNEYNIVAAFSVAILLLVMALVVLLLRQWSEARLSRQLQANRDD
- the cysT gene encoding sulfate ABC transporter permease subunit CysT, yielding MSRRTSPVIPGFGLTLGYTITYLALIVLIPLGAMFLFSLQLTGEQWWALLNNRQLQFSLKLSFGTALAAALLNGILGTIIAWVLVRYTFPGRKIIDAMVDMPFALPTAVAGIALTALYAPNGLIGSLFPFKIAYTPLGITLALVFVTLPFVVRTLQPVLADIPKEVEEAAACLGANPLQVFRHVLLPSLLPAWLTGFALAFARGVGEYGSVVFIAGNIPLKTEILPLLIVSKLDQYDYPGATAIGVIMLVVSFILLLLINILQRRTQPQL
- a CDS encoding sulfate ABC transporter substrate-binding protein yields the protein MSIRRFALAALASTLIAGPAFAQPLLNVSYDPTRELYVEYNAAFNKFWQAKGNPAVTIQQSHGGSGKQARAVIDGLRADVVTLALSGDIDAINLNQQLIDPNWQARLPDNSTPYTSTIVFLVRKGNPKNIKDWDDLVKDGVEVITPNPKTSGGARWNFLAAWAFAREKFGSEDKALEFVTELYRHAPVLDTGARGSTISFVQRGLGDVLLAWENEAYLSLAEEGGDQLEIVTPSLSILAEPPVAVVDANVDRKGTRALAEAYLEHLYSEEGQRIAAKNFYRPRNQKVAAEFKEQFKDLKLVTIDKDFGGWKDAQPKYFDDGGVFDQIFTKINQ
- the oscA gene encoding sulfur starvation response protein OscA, producing the protein MTATLRNLEGQDEASILREIQTALHGLKFGSVEITVHNGQVVQIERKEKIRLQQPSTKNN
- a CDS encoding RBBP9/YdeN family alpha/beta hydrolase translates to MGSEAIRYLILPGWQGSPDEHWQSHWQRSLPNSSRVEQADWLNPQRADWVAEVNRAVAADPRPAILIAHSLGCVTVAHWAAQAPVELLRRVRGALLVAPADVERPGCPEPLQNFAPMPRDLLPFPSQLVGSDNDAAASALRALELARAWGSEAAILTGAGHINVKSGHRYWEQGFGYLYRLQGRIDQQARLRA
- a CDS encoding sigma 54-interacting transcriptional regulator, encoding MSFSPGFPPPLTFADSDKSPLSIRAKALVFVDERSRQLREQAEALAGNGQPLLILGETGTGKELLARYIHRQSERAGLFVAVSCAAISPQWGEAELFGHVGGAHVGAASSRAGWFGSANGGTLYLDEIADLSRPLQSKLLAALETREVYRVGASQALPVDVRLVAASSIELSRAVAAGTFDERLYAYLCDGQLQFPALRQRVGDILPLAEYFLGIHASRLGLAVPQISPAAQAVLEAHRWPGNTRELENVIHFALLLAGNGEIGSEHLELPGVA